A region from the Peromyscus leucopus breed LL Stock chromosome 9, UCI_PerLeu_2.1, whole genome shotgun sequence genome encodes:
- the Fdft1 gene encoding squalene synthase, with the protein MEFVKCLGHPEEFYNLLRFRMGGQRKFIPKMDQDSLSSSLKTCYKYLNQTSRSFAAVIQALDGEMRHAVCVFYLVLRALDTVEDDMTISVEKKIPMLRNFHTFLYEPEWRFTESKEKDRQVLEDFPTISLEFRNLAEKYQTVIADICQKMGCGMAEFVDKRVTSKQDWDKYCHYVAGLVGIGLSRLFSASEFEDPLVGEDTECANSMGLFLQKTNIIRDYLEDQLEGREFWPQEVWGRYVKKLEDFAKPENIDVAVQCLNELITNSLYHIPHVITYLSRLRNQSVFNFCAIPQVMAIATLAACYNNQQVFKGVVKIRKGQAVTLMMDATNMPAVKAIIHQYIEEIYHRIPNTDPSSSETKQIISTIRTQNLPNCQLISRSHYSPIYLSFVMLLAALSWQCLSTLSQVTEDYVQTGEH; encoded by the exons ATGGAGTTCGTCAAGTGCCTAGGCCACCCGGAGGAGTTCTACAACCTGCTGCGATTCCGCATGGGAGGCCAGCGGAAGTTCATACCCAAGATGGACCAG GActccctcagcagcagcttgaaGACCTGCTACAAGTATCTGAATCAAACCAGTCGCAGCTTCGCCGCCGTCATCCAGGCGCTGGATGGGGAAATGCG CCACGCagtatgtgtgttttacctgGTTCTCCGAGCTCTGGACACTGTGGAGGATGACATGACCATCAGTGTGGAGAAGAAGATCCCAATGCTGCGCAACTTTCACACTTTCCTCTACGAACCAGAGTGGCGCTTCACAGAGAGCAAGGAGAAGGACCGCCAAGTGCTGGAGGACTTCCCCACG ATCTCCCTGGAGTTTAGAAATTTGGCTGAGAAATATCAAACAGTGATTGCTGACATCTGCCAGAAAATGGGATGTGGGATGGCAGAATTTGTGGACAAGCGTGTGACCTCCAAACAGGACTGGGACAAG TATTGCCACTACGTTGCTGGACTGGTAGGAATTGGCCTTTCTCGTCTGTTCTCGGCCTCGGAGTTTGAAGACCCCTTAGTTGGTGAGGACACAGAGTGTGCCAACTCAATGGGTCTATTCCTGCAGAAAACAAATATCATTCGTGATTATCTGGAAGACCAACTTGAAGGAAGAGAGTTTTGGCCTCAAGAG GTGTGGGGCAGATACGTTAAGAAGCTGGAAGACTTTGCTAAGCCAGAAAACATAGATGTGGCCGTGCAGTGCTTGAATGAACTCATAACCAACTCCCTGTACCATATCCCCCACGTCATCACCTACCTGTCAAGGCTCCGGAACCAAAGTGTGTTTAACTTCTGTGCCATTCCACAG GTAATGGCCATCGCTACACTGGCTGCCTGTTACAACAATCAGCAGGTTTTCAAAGGGGTCGTGAAGATTCGGAAGGGGCAAGCGGTTACCCTCATGATGGATGCCACCAACATGCCAGCTGTCAAAGCTATCATACACCAGTATATAGAAGAG ATTTATCACCGGATCCCCAACACAGACCCGTCTTCTAGCGAAACCAAGCAGATCATCTCCACCATCCGGACACAGAACCTTCCCAACTGTCAGCTCATCTCCCGAAGCCACTACTCCCCCATCTACCTGTCGTTTGTCATGCTCTTGGCTGCCCTGAGCTGGCAGTGCCTGAGCACCCTGTCCCAGGTCACAGAAGACTATGTGCAGACAGGAGAACACTGA